From one Eucalyptus grandis isolate ANBG69807.140 chromosome 9, ASM1654582v1, whole genome shotgun sequence genomic stretch:
- the LOC120288019 gene encoding general transcription factor 3C polypeptide 5-like isoform X1: MGRVSLFFSLISSLITFYFPSYSTQQTMVEIKDGAISGCLPSTKTFVVHYPGYPSSASRAIETLGGSEGILKARSSSSNKMELRFRPEDPFCHPTFGELRRCNNFLLRISKRSKIRANPSLTQDHSAVSNTGMSLEGDQCTSSSGANKEEDQTQLCADIAARVSEAYVFQGMADYQHVVAVHADNARRKKKKTGEVEAPPFAKDALTSVESEDVMMIVPPLFSSKDVPTTLALSRPPATSNLKRKQDTAAEHVEVFVENSLALDFKVKEIPKIINWEERLIQGSDEWERQMAVSKLFEERPIWPKNSLYQRLLDKGLDFGVLLLKRSCSLLTNVAYYFNNGPFVKFWIRKGYDPREDPDSRIYQGIDFRVPQPLQSNYDLTANDELEPSWEDICSFRVFPRKNHVSLQLCELVDEYIQQEIRNPPGKSICTFKTGWFSEPLLDSLRQRIMMRVLSVYPKLGAESFLKLASERFEKSKKMRFLDNTMKIDKKKDQQDKGEENPVIDTDNDEEEEEIDDAREEEVDAYAVAEEGDISLQSFPYAPMENISRTYLQELFGSFPSTEHGFDPQNADGSDGEFQIYEQESEENYSDDYEDED, encoded by the exons ATGGgtagagtttctctctttttctctctgaTATCTTCTCTTATTACATTCTATTTTCCTAGTTACTCTACTCAGCAAACAATGGTAGAAATAAAGGATGGAGCCATTTCTGGATGTTTGCCAAGCACTAAGACATTTGTGGTCCACTATCCGGGTTATCCTTCCTCTGCCTCACGGGCTATCGAGACTCTTGGCGGAAGTGAAGGGATTTTGAAG GCACGCAGCTCCAGTTCAAACAAAATGGAACTTCGTTTCCGGCCTGaagacccattttgccatcCTACTTTTGGGGAGCTTCGCCGATGCAATAATTTCCTGTTGAGAATATCAAAAAGGAGCAAGATACGTGCTAACCCTTCACTTACTCAAGATCATAGTGCTGTCAGCAATACTGGAATGAGTCTGGAAGGAGATCAATGCACTAGTTCTTCTGGTGCCAATAAAGAAGAGGATCAAACGCAACTATGTGCTGATATCGCTGCTCGTGTCTCCGAGGCATATGTTTTTCAAG ggaTGGCTGATTATCAACATGTTGTTGCTGTTCATGCTGATAATGctcgaaggaaaaagaaaaaaactggaGAAGTGGAGGCGCCTCCCTTTG CAAAGGATGCTCTTACAAGTGTCGAAAGTGAGGATGTAATGATGATCGTTCCCCCACTCTTCTCATCCAAGGATGTCCCAACAACTTTAGC GTTAAGTCGTCCCCCGGCcacttcaaatttaaaaaggaaacaGGATACAGCTGCTGAGCATGTTGAG GTTTTTGTGGAGAACAGTCTGGCACTTGATTTCAAGGTCAAag AGATCCCAAAGATAATAAATTGGGAGGAGCGACTAATCCAAGGATCAGATGAGTGGGAGAGGCAAATGGCTGTGTCTAAATTGTTTGAGGAGCGGCCCATATGGCCCAAGAATTCTCTTTATCAAAGATTGCTAGATAAAGGTCTGGACTTTGGAGTTCTTTTGCTCAAAAG gtcttgtagcCTTCTCACAAATGTGGCATACTATTTCAATAATGGGCCATTTGTGAAGTTCTGGATAAGGAAAGGATATGATCCTCGTGAAGATCCTGATTCTCGCAT ATATCAAGGAATTGATTTTCGAGTGCCACAACCATTGCAAAGTAATTATGATTTAACAGCAAATGATGA GTTGGAGCCTAGCTGGGAGGATATATGCAGTTTCCGTGTTTTTCCTCGCAAGAACCATGTATCGTTGCAACTGTGTGAACTTGTTGATGAATACATTCAACAAGAGATAAGGAATCCCCCAGGCAAGAGTATTTGCACG TTTAAAACAGGGTGGTTCTCGGAACCTCTGCTTGATAGCTTGAGACAACGTATTATGATGAGAGTCTTGTCTGTGTACCCAAAACTGGGTGCGGAGAGCTTTTTGAAACTAGCTTCAGAACGTTTTGAGAAGTCCAAAAAGATGCGGTTTCTTGACAACACCATGAAgattgataaaaagaaagaccAACAAGACAAAG GTGAAGAGAATCCAGTAATAGATACTGATAacgatgaagaggaagaagagattgATGAtgctagagaagaagaagtcgATGCATATGCA GTGGCTGAGGAGGGTGATATATCTCTGCAGTCATTTCCTT ATGCACCTATGGAAAACATCTCTAGAACCTACTTGCAGGAGCTCTTTGGCAGTTTTCCATCCACGGAGCATGGTTTTGACCCACAAAATGCCGATGGGAGCGATGGAGAGTTTCAGATATATGAGCAAGAAAGTGAGGAGAATTACTCTGATGATTATGAAGATGAAGATTAA
- the LOC120288019 gene encoding general transcription factor 3C polypeptide 5-like isoform X2: protein MVEIKDGAISGCLPSTKTFVVHYPGYPSSASRAIETLGGSEGILKARSSSSNKMELRFRPEDPFCHPTFGELRRCNNFLLRISKRSKIRANPSLTQDHSAVSNTGMSLEGDQCTSSSGANKEEDQTQLCADIAARVSEAYVFQGMADYQHVVAVHADNARRKKKKTGEVEAPPFAKDALTSVESEDVMMIVPPLFSSKDVPTTLALSRPPATSNLKRKQDTAAEHVEVFVENSLALDFKVKEIPKIINWEERLIQGSDEWERQMAVSKLFEERPIWPKNSLYQRLLDKGLDFGVLLLKRSCSLLTNVAYYFNNGPFVKFWIRKGYDPREDPDSRIYQGIDFRVPQPLQSNYDLTANDELEPSWEDICSFRVFPRKNHVSLQLCELVDEYIQQEIRNPPGKSICTFKTGWFSEPLLDSLRQRIMMRVLSVYPKLGAESFLKLASERFEKSKKMRFLDNTMKIDKKKDQQDKGEENPVIDTDNDEEEEEIDDAREEEVDAYAVAEEGDISLQSFPYAPMENISRTYLQELFGSFPSTEHGFDPQNADGSDGEFQIYEQESEENYSDDYEDED from the exons ATGGTAGAAATAAAGGATGGAGCCATTTCTGGATGTTTGCCAAGCACTAAGACATTTGTGGTCCACTATCCGGGTTATCCTTCCTCTGCCTCACGGGCTATCGAGACTCTTGGCGGAAGTGAAGGGATTTTGAAG GCACGCAGCTCCAGTTCAAACAAAATGGAACTTCGTTTCCGGCCTGaagacccattttgccatcCTACTTTTGGGGAGCTTCGCCGATGCAATAATTTCCTGTTGAGAATATCAAAAAGGAGCAAGATACGTGCTAACCCTTCACTTACTCAAGATCATAGTGCTGTCAGCAATACTGGAATGAGTCTGGAAGGAGATCAATGCACTAGTTCTTCTGGTGCCAATAAAGAAGAGGATCAAACGCAACTATGTGCTGATATCGCTGCTCGTGTCTCCGAGGCATATGTTTTTCAAG ggaTGGCTGATTATCAACATGTTGTTGCTGTTCATGCTGATAATGctcgaaggaaaaagaaaaaaactggaGAAGTGGAGGCGCCTCCCTTTG CAAAGGATGCTCTTACAAGTGTCGAAAGTGAGGATGTAATGATGATCGTTCCCCCACTCTTCTCATCCAAGGATGTCCCAACAACTTTAGC GTTAAGTCGTCCCCCGGCcacttcaaatttaaaaaggaaacaGGATACAGCTGCTGAGCATGTTGAG GTTTTTGTGGAGAACAGTCTGGCACTTGATTTCAAGGTCAAag AGATCCCAAAGATAATAAATTGGGAGGAGCGACTAATCCAAGGATCAGATGAGTGGGAGAGGCAAATGGCTGTGTCTAAATTGTTTGAGGAGCGGCCCATATGGCCCAAGAATTCTCTTTATCAAAGATTGCTAGATAAAGGTCTGGACTTTGGAGTTCTTTTGCTCAAAAG gtcttgtagcCTTCTCACAAATGTGGCATACTATTTCAATAATGGGCCATTTGTGAAGTTCTGGATAAGGAAAGGATATGATCCTCGTGAAGATCCTGATTCTCGCAT ATATCAAGGAATTGATTTTCGAGTGCCACAACCATTGCAAAGTAATTATGATTTAACAGCAAATGATGA GTTGGAGCCTAGCTGGGAGGATATATGCAGTTTCCGTGTTTTTCCTCGCAAGAACCATGTATCGTTGCAACTGTGTGAACTTGTTGATGAATACATTCAACAAGAGATAAGGAATCCCCCAGGCAAGAGTATTTGCACG TTTAAAACAGGGTGGTTCTCGGAACCTCTGCTTGATAGCTTGAGACAACGTATTATGATGAGAGTCTTGTCTGTGTACCCAAAACTGGGTGCGGAGAGCTTTTTGAAACTAGCTTCAGAACGTTTTGAGAAGTCCAAAAAGATGCGGTTTCTTGACAACACCATGAAgattgataaaaagaaagaccAACAAGACAAAG GTGAAGAGAATCCAGTAATAGATACTGATAacgatgaagaggaagaagagattgATGAtgctagagaagaagaagtcgATGCATATGCA GTGGCTGAGGAGGGTGATATATCTCTGCAGTCATTTCCTT ATGCACCTATGGAAAACATCTCTAGAACCTACTTGCAGGAGCTCTTTGGCAGTTTTCCATCCACGGAGCATGGTTTTGACCCACAAAATGCCGATGGGAGCGATGGAGAGTTTCAGATATATGAGCAAGAAAGTGAGGAGAATTACTCTGATGATTATGAAGATGAAGATTAA